DNA sequence from the Vicia villosa cultivar HV-30 ecotype Madison, WI linkage group LG3, Vvil1.0, whole genome shotgun sequence genome:
TGGAAAATAGGAatagtaataattaaattaagtttCATAACATAAAATTGTCAACAAAAAAATCGAGTTAAAATGAGATTTGAAGCGCACCCATCCAGTTGCCATGATAGGATCAGAGTACTTGGAGACCCAACGAACCATAACAGTGCCAACTGCCATGCTCTGAGCTGCAAGAAGCATCCATAACTCCCCACTTCCCCACAGTGAGAAGTTGCTCCCAGTCCCATCAAATGATAGGGCAGGTAACTGCAATAAAACCAATAGTGTTTGCTTTACTACATATTACATAGAAGGTAATGGATGTTCCAAGAGAAATTGTATATTCAAAATTACAAATCAACTAGGTAATTGTATTTCATGGACAGCACTAACTACAGCAAAATATATGCTTAATATAATATCCTTCCACAATCCACATTATATGCAAAAGATTTTGATAGCTTGCTTTGGGTTGTGCTTAAAGGGTTTGAGAGTTAAGACACTTCCTTTtggttaaaatcaaaattaaaaataccTCTAGTAACACAAGTCCTACGACACCAAGTACAAGCCCAGCAGCTCCGATAATTCCTATGGACTCGCCAAATAACAAAGCTGCAAGTACAGCCACTGTCAAAGGTTGTGAATCAATAATAACCTGCCATATATCCAAGCTAGATAGTCAAAACAAGCAACAACCCATTCTCTCACTGCAATCTAAAATCCAAATCAACACAAAGTGAAGTCAAATAAAATTTTCCTTCCTGTAATCCAATTCTACCAATATGACACATACAGATACAGCACTTTACAAACTAATTTCACTCGTTTCAACATACAATTCAGCCATTCAATGTGCACTAAATATGGCTACACTTTAATCTCTAACAAAGATACATGAACTAGACATAAACACCTAAACAAAACAGAAACAACAATACAATCTGTTCATAAATATATGCCTCATTTAGTAATAGTAGCAGTAAACTAGTAACAGTAAAATTGACTAAGAAATTAAGTGCAAACATACACTTCCCAAACCAGCTGAAGTCTTCTGCAACCCTTCTGCGAGAAAACCCTGGTTCATATACAGCAAAggcaaatcaatcaatcaatcaataaaTCAGCAATTACATGATTGAAAATGAGTAAAGAAAGGTAAATTGAGTTGAAAAGTAAACCTGAAAGCAAGCAGCATCAATAATGGCGAAGAGCGAAATGGAAAGCCATGCATTGAGGCCAGAGGGGAAAGGTCTTCCTCTGGAAGCAGCGAAAGCAACGAGAAGGAACCCAGCTGGAATGAGACGAAAAGACGAAACGAAGAAAGGACCATATTTAGGAAGCACTTCCTTCATCGCCACCATGGCAGTCCCCCAGAAGAAAAACGGCGATATTAAAACAGCACCTTCCCATAACCCTTCCGCTAGACAAAGCATCTTCTTTGATGATTCATCTTTTTTCTCTACTTttccattttcttcttcttcagttAATAAGCACTCCACGTCTTGCCCTGTTTCCACGCAATCTAGAACATCAAGTTCGGTGGATTCCGTTGATTTATCGGTTTTGTTGGAGCATGGAACCCTAAATCGAAGGGAAGATGGAGTGGTGGAAAAGCGAGAAGAAGAAGGGAGTTGGTTGATGAGAAATTTAGGAGTTTGAGAGGTTAAAGAGTAGCGGCGGGTAGTGGCGGTGGTGGTTACGGTGACGGGAGAGAAGCACCACGACGACGACGCCATGGCCACGGCGGAAGTGTTCGGGTACTGATAAATTATGGTTGTTATAACTGGCAAGTGATTAATTGCATGTTCTGATTCAGCTAATCTCAACAAAGTACCTACCTGACACGTGTCCatatatttttaatacaaaagttttatttatatttagggAACCATTTCTCtactcattaaaaaaaaaaatgataaagcaTTCCTACTTTTACGAGCACCATGATATcatttaatgaagagaatttcttcacccacctcctaaccttcttgctcatccctggtgaatttacaacactaccccttgtttcggaagttcatttctgaaaaggtactttttttttgaaaaaaaggtgttttcggaaatgaacttccgaaaacgtgttttttttaatataaaatattgatttcggagatgcatctccgaaataaagttacatttttagaaaatgtggtgtttcggaagttcatctccgaactcaccccccttggaggaattcggaaatgcacttccgaaaaaaggtctggacagaagaaaaataacaaacaagaacgattcgctttatttaatcggatgaagacgatggaggagacgctgcaacaggttagaaagtcctgatcctctagaaatccataccacattgtaacttaccaacataataaacaacaacaaaaaacttatgagcaaactatacttacatcatagtggtgtagatccttatcagccactcacaactgaaaatgattagcacgaacttgaattttccttcccaattttccttctgagacgacggagccgactctagagtagccttctgtttaacttcggcagtcaggctctcgatggagatcagagccgaattcaaggaagcaaccggcgctgcgacagatggaacaaacggcgctgaaacagatggacgaaTAATTggagctgcaacaacagacggaggagaggtaaccggggccggagcatatgacggaggaggtggatgtccggaggaagaaggattggaggtacgtccaccgcgagagccacggccaccaccaccacggcttgatcctgcagcattgatggatgattgttgagaatgtgcaggagatggttgactccggcgattttcgggatgatttcctccaccgcgacgagacattgtgatgaaagcagtaataagagatagaaaacgttaaagcaaagaagaagacttaggatcgaaaatgatttgggatattttgaaagaaaaatgggtgagaagcttttaaataggaaagtgttttagaagttaaccgtctgagagtggtggggagaaggaaaagggaacttcgaaatttcaaaaggttttttattcttttaaatagggcgtggctgtggagcttcccaatttttgttacgtaggcttttaagtaggaaagtgttaccacatttcttagaaggtaaccgtcttagaaggcttacgtaggcacatgtgtccacatttcttacctgatcaggggacgtcattacaaaaaaatcaaacaaaggggttcgctgggaaagtcaaagttctatgtttataatccagaagatggatagtgttcgcggcgatgaaatccaagaatctacatattgaaatcagaacaatccaaaaactaagatgataaatccaatacaaaaacactatgcgatacaatccgaaatcagaacaaaacaaaacaaaacacgtcaagcaaaacacgtcaaacaaaacaaaaacacgttattctgtccgacgagcgttacaaaatacacatcaaacaaaataaaaacacattattcttcccgacgagcgaactcctccgaatgaagataattataccaatcctcatcccactcagtatcagaaccatcagcgttgatcacgcctgaagactgagtctgcacgtccgagccatggacccccaggggacgagaagcagaaccagtcaaaaccttcttcttctccttcacctccttcacctccttcacctctttcacctccttctttgaagaaccctttcttcccttagcgccacccattcctgcgtaaaaatgaagaaagaaaggtccatgagacctccttttataaaagaagaaagggacacaaacttcaaagaaacaggcacaataaacaaaggcgttaaaaataaagtacttgcaaattaaaacggacactccctaccctctctagaagacgcaatcctgcgtgctggttgattgtctgacatgttcctgtaaacaattgaaatcgattaatatgcaagacaaaataaaaaacaaaaaaatttgaacttctgatacatttcggaagttcatttccgaaaactgggatggaggtgttttcggaaatgaacttccgaaacacccctgcgatggagttttctgcaacttccatggcagacccctaaaccaaacttcaaaccaaatcaaaatgcttctaaacaacctaaatactactaacaacctaaccatatatcatttatgcaattaaaaccctaaataacatgcatttgaataatagatctaaaaatttcaaaacttacaaagtgttaggattgagggcttttgaatgttgtttagcagtgtgattggagccttgatgcagctttggaattctgtttgcacaaattttcgcctttgccactttttgttttgatttagggtaaatgattgggggagggggagtgttttgataaatctgcagaaatcgcagtatttcggaagtgaacttccgaaataatgttttcagaaatgaacttccgaaataagtcaattttttcaaaaaaaagacgctttcggaaatgaacttccgaagcaggggtattttgggattttcgctgggggtgacccccatagggaggtggctaaagaaattttctttaatGAAATGCTGTTTCCGTTAACTAAAAACCATTCAACTAATTGATATCTTCTTGTAGTCAGTATCACTAAATGGTTGTATATGAAATAATTGTTAATTTGTTCTGCATCAGTGTTGGTTTCAGTGTTTCTACCCTACATGGGATAAGGTCACTCATCTTAACAAAAATGTATCTAGAGAGAGAAACTCCTACTTCTCTCTAAACTTTCATCATCTAAGAGCTTGCAAATACACAAAGGAAATTATGGAGTGGACGAGGGtagcaagaagaagaagatcgTTGAAGCCAAAATGGGACTCTAAAGGCGCTAGGAAGGAACGGGGGATTAGGGATGGAGGTCAACCTAAAGAATTCAGGAGTGTTTCTTTCTTCATCACGGAGTTCCCAGCTAGTCATGGTGCAAAGGAGTTGTATGATATCTTCAGAGATTTTGGAGAAGTTGATGAGGTAGTGATACCACCGAAGCTGGACGTTAGAGGAAAGAGATACGGTTTTGTAAGGTTTTTCAACGTCGGGGAGGCAGAACGTATGGTAATAAAACTGGATAACATTTTTATTGAAGGGAGAAAGTTGCATGCTAACATACCGAAGTTTACGAGAACGGGAGATGTAAAGAGAAAACAAAATGGAAGCAATGTTGGAGGGGAGGGGCTGGGCCCAACGACGGGGGAAAAGCAAATTAGGAGGGAGCAGATTCCTCACTGGAAAAACCATAATACAGATGGGTGGTATGCACCGGGTCTTCATCGATCTTATGCACAAATAGTGGAGAATAAAGGGAGGAAGCCATCTTTCACTCACATGGAGTTCGATAGGGGTGAAGAGCATATGGCCAGGTTTGAGAAGGCGTACGTGGGAATTGTTGTGTCACCAGGAATGACGTATAATCTTCAAGAATATTTCAATATGGAGGGGTATTTTTC
Encoded proteins:
- the LOC131662182 gene encoding WAT1-related protein At3g02690, chloroplastic produces the protein MASSSWCFSPVTVTTTATTRRYSLTSQTPKFLINQLPSSSRFSTTPSSLRFRVPCSNKTDKSTESTELDVLDCVETGQDVECLLTEEEENGKVEKKDESSKKMLCLAEGLWEGAVLISPFFFWGTAMVAMKEVLPKYGPFFVSSFRLIPAGFLLVAFAASRGRPFPSGLNAWLSISLFAIIDAACFQGFLAEGLQKTSAGLGSVIIDSQPLTVAVLAALLFGESIGIIGAAGLVLGVVGLVLLELPALSFDGTGSNFSLWGSGELWMLLAAQSMAVGTVMVRWVSKYSDPIMATGWHMVIGGLPLVAFAILNNEPAVSGILEEYSSSDILSLLYTSIFGSAVSYGVFFYSATKGSLTKLSSLTFLTPMFASIFGFLYLGETFSPVQLIGASVTVAAIYMVNFRNSLE